One stretch of Chryseobacterium fluminis DNA includes these proteins:
- a CDS encoding helix-turn-helix transcriptional regulator, with translation MQKVKLREVRKRKGYTQQQIADVLPTDVSNYSRKEAGTVSITKTEWNKIADFLDVPFEDIYEEEEMNIIVDHPVFNDSPGSAGVIGNNVNNFTNDMSMSLLKHLQDYIDLLKTENERLKSENESAPENETSH, from the coding sequence ATGCAAAAAGTAAAATTACGAGAGGTAAGGAAACGAAAAGGCTACACCCAGCAGCAAATTGCTGACGTACTTCCGACTGATGTGTCTAATTATAGCAGAAAAGAGGCCGGCACTGTGTCAATAACAAAAACAGAGTGGAATAAAATTGCAGATTTTTTAGATGTTCCTTTTGAAGATATTTATGAAGAAGAGGAAATGAATATAATTGTTGACCATCCGGTATTTAATGACAGCCCGGGATCAGCCGGTGTAATCGGAAACAATGTAAATAATTTTACAAATGATATGAGTATGTCACTTTTAAAGCATTTACAGGATTATATAGACCTTTTGAAAACAGAAAATGAACGCCTGAAGTCAGAAAATGAATCGGCTCCTGAAAATGAAACATCCCATTAG
- a CDS encoding T9SS type A sorting domain-containing protein: MGGYTQAEGRIEADDEKFWMLYLDENGNEQWRKHVKGQSSKKEERLSDIKLNRDGSIILAGTSADELGKENWKIVKLGDQQIDQLIEKQNIKIYPNPVSDYAYVEIGMDFTDAEIIVYDMGGRQLQSLKTKNKVTKINTQNLIQGAYLVVIKTDTDKTANAKLIKK; this comes from the coding sequence TTGGGAGGTTATACGCAGGCAGAGGGCAGGATAGAGGCTGATGATGAAAAATTCTGGATGCTGTATCTGGATGAGAACGGAAATGAGCAGTGGAGAAAGCATGTGAAAGGTCAGTCTTCTAAAAAAGAGGAACGGTTATCTGATATTAAGCTCAACCGGGACGGCTCCATTATCCTGGCAGGCACCAGTGCCGACGAACTGGGAAAAGAGAACTGGAAAATTGTAAAGCTGGGTGATCAGCAGATTGATCAGCTGATCGAAAAGCAGAATATTAAAATCTACCCGAATCCGGTGTCGGACTATGCATACGTAGAGATTGGGATGGATTTCACGGATGCGGAGATTATAGTGTATGATATGGGCGGAAGACAGCTGCAGAGTCTGAAAACCAAGAATAAGGTAACCAAGATCAATACGCAGAATCTGATTCAGGGCGCTTACCTGGTGGTCATAAAAACGGATACGGATAAAACGGCGAATGCTAAATTGATTAAAAAATAA
- a CDS encoding DUF6443 domain-containing protein, whose translation MKKILLIFSSLAVSLFDSQTLSTSENFIYSRTYLEPVTVSFSNAKQLQNVQYLDGLQRVTQNISIKSSPNGKDLVIPVMYDDLGRQTKSFLPLPVDSQNGAHFLGIGESSVNGYYGVSNAYSEILYEKSPLGRAEKKASPGTDWQIGGNHVQSLKYYFNGSNEVKKYKVTTSWNSSSKVNDVTLNLAPDDAYSSGGYYGINSLNKLITKDEDTNETHTFTNSSGQSILIRQINKTPNGSTEKLDTYYLYDEFGNLSFILPPKASISEITASVLDQLCYQYKYDKYNRLAERKIAGKGWEYFVYDNQNRLVATQDANLKAKGQWLYTKYDSFGRIAITGLSTGASRAEEQSIVDAMGLNNLNRVNYVSFNRQGMDVYYDNPDTTYPYSSKWIALLSLNYYDTYPAGSPIQPGQIQNQSTLASVPATVVSHGLSSVRSTQTFPTASYTKNIEDDYWSSDFIWYDTLGRTIGTHSVNHLGGYTKTETELDFTGFPKKTFTYHARRPDEPGVTIRERFVYDNQMRLKQYYHKVDDKPEVLLSENTYNDLSQLINKKVGNNLQSIDYSYNIRGWLTDINKNQMQMSDLGGKLFAYSIKYNQKDGIDNPDPIKFAGKNVKPKYNGTIAEIDWKTVEVLGVNPSLTPKRYGYSYDHANRLIAGYYQNPDNPYSRENTESLSYDLNGNIQSLYRTSVAEYGSNTATVIDNLSYTYTGNQATKITDATQNPTGYRSVGSNIGYDANGNIVIIPDKGISVIQYNYLNLPYQLKMQPGMEDITIDTKYNSSGTKLRKENTTIISGFSGQMITKSVTDYLDGFQYQSKTTTNSGVGWDRTELLLGFFIICKGNAARDVQPYQCA comes from the coding sequence ATGAAAAAAATATTATTAATATTCTCTTCGCTGGCAGTTTCTTTGTTCGATTCCCAGACGCTATCTACATCAGAGAATTTTATATATTCCAGAACTTACCTGGAGCCTGTTACTGTTAGTTTTTCAAATGCAAAACAATTACAAAATGTACAATATCTGGACGGGTTACAGAGAGTAACTCAAAATATAAGCATCAAATCTTCACCGAACGGGAAAGACCTTGTTATTCCGGTAATGTATGACGATTTGGGAAGACAAACCAAAAGTTTTCTTCCTTTGCCGGTAGATTCCCAAAATGGAGCCCATTTTTTGGGTATCGGCGAAAGTTCCGTGAATGGTTATTATGGTGTTTCCAATGCTTACTCTGAAATCCTTTATGAAAAATCACCATTAGGAAGGGCAGAAAAGAAAGCTTCTCCAGGTACGGATTGGCAGATAGGCGGAAATCATGTGCAAAGCCTAAAATATTATTTTAACGGATCTAATGAAGTAAAAAAATATAAGGTAACCACCTCCTGGAACTCATCTTCAAAGGTTAATGACGTTACTTTGAACCTTGCACCTGATGATGCTTATAGTTCAGGGGGTTATTATGGTATAAATTCTTTAAATAAGCTAATAACAAAGGATGAAGATACTAATGAAACTCATACGTTTACCAATTCTTCAGGCCAAAGTATACTGATACGTCAGATTAATAAAACACCAAATGGGAGTACCGAAAAATTGGACACATATTATCTTTATGATGAGTTTGGTAATTTGTCTTTTATACTTCCTCCAAAAGCTTCCATTTCGGAGATAACAGCATCGGTTTTAGATCAGCTTTGCTACCAGTATAAATATGATAAATATAATAGATTGGCAGAAAGGAAGATAGCGGGAAAAGGTTGGGAATATTTCGTTTATGACAATCAAAACAGACTTGTAGCCACGCAGGATGCCAATTTAAAAGCAAAGGGACAATGGCTTTATACCAAATATGACAGTTTTGGAAGAATAGCCATTACAGGCCTTAGTACGGGAGCGTCAAGAGCTGAAGAACAAAGTATAGTTGACGCAATGGGACTTAATAACCTTAACAGGGTTAACTACGTGTCTTTTAACAGGCAGGGAATGGATGTCTATTATGACAATCCGGATACTACTTATCCTTATTCCTCAAAGTGGATTGCTTTACTGTCTTTGAACTATTATGACACTTATCCTGCAGGTTCTCCCATCCAGCCCGGACAAATTCAGAATCAGTCCACTTTAGCATCTGTTCCTGCTACGGTTGTTTCTCATGGTCTTTCTTCTGTAAGAAGTACACAGACATTTCCTACCGCTTCATATACAAAAAATATTGAAGATGATTACTGGTCATCGGATTTTATTTGGTATGACACTTTGGGCAGGACGATAGGGACCCATTCGGTGAATCATCTGGGAGGATACACTAAAACAGAAACTGAGCTGGATTTTACAGGATTTCCAAAGAAAACCTTCACTTATCATGCACGAAGGCCTGATGAGCCGGGAGTTACCATCAGGGAGCGGTTTGTATATGATAACCAGATGAGGCTGAAGCAGTATTATCATAAAGTAGATGATAAGCCGGAGGTGCTCTTATCAGAAAATACTTATAATGACTTATCTCAATTGATCAACAAAAAAGTAGGAAATAACCTCCAAAGCATCGATTATTCATATAACATTAGGGGTTGGCTTACAGATATCAATAAAAATCAGATGCAAATGTCTGATTTGGGTGGAAAACTATTTGCTTACAGCATAAAATACAATCAGAAAGATGGCATCGATAATCCTGACCCTATAAAATTTGCAGGAAAAAATGTAAAGCCAAAATATAACGGTACTATAGCAGAGATAGACTGGAAAACGGTGGAAGTATTGGGCGTAAACCCATCTCTTACACCAAAGCGGTATGGATATTCTTATGACCATGCAAACAGGCTGATTGCAGGGTATTATCAAAATCCTGATAATCCTTACAGCAGAGAAAATACAGAATCTTTATCTTATGACCTGAACGGTAATATCCAAAGCCTCTACAGGACTTCTGTGGCAGAGTACGGAAGCAATACAGCAACGGTAATAGATAACCTGAGCTACACCTACACCGGAAACCAGGCAACAAAAATTACCGATGCTACACAAAACCCGACAGGATATCGAAGTGTGGGCAGTAATATCGGGTACGATGCAAACGGGAATATAGTCATCATACCGGACAAAGGCATCAGTGTGATACAATACAACTACCTGAACCTTCCTTATCAGCTCAAAATGCAGCCGGGTATGGAAGATATTACCATAGATACAAAATATAATTCATCCGGAACAAAGCTACGCAAAGAAAATACCACAATCATTTCCGGTTTTAGTGGGCAGATGATCACTAAGAGTGTGACAGATTATCTGGACGGCTTTCAGTACCAGTCTAAAACCACCACAAATTCCGGTGTGGGTTGGGATCGCACAGAGCTTCTTCTCGGTTTCTTCATTATCTGCAAGGGCAATGCAGCCAGAGACGTTCAGCCTTATCAGTGTGCCTGA
- a CDS encoding RHS repeat-associated core domain-containing protein, which yields MQPETFSLISVPDPTSDSPFGGNVSVMTSVKNPDLQYFPTAEGFYDYQKDQYIYQYVDHLGNIRVSYARNSAGALEITDANDYYPFGMNHLKTGNAFFGNVSYKNNKYNGKELQETGMYSYGWRDYMPDIGKWNGIDPLAENYHFTAPYSYVANNPVNMFDPDGRQNNPVIQAPIDFWGMPAPVQSMWASTPNGTNSYWYNDGNGFTSYDGGGRGGWGSLAYNSTVSYDGHFTMGDWTYALPPVIINGSGNAGNWNKGDNYFPNIFAMGMAFDQSLASWSYRNGGGNMDRMAWMRNDGPVKMIGGFGDPAGVLDVAGQVISNWEPENRYLAMGVGLFAAVALKKPGLVKAEGWLAYHEGSALGHTLARHVGKTDADLISRLATQRRITGASSFTNEAIAESVISSTIKSNRGAIKSWLRSGMTNSLRLEYSGSTNIGRGIMRTTNVVNDLTNARVILKSNGNGGYFILTSFPR from the coding sequence ATGCAGCCAGAGACGTTCAGCCTTATCAGTGTGCCTGATCCTACCAGTGACTCGCCTTTTGGAGGAAACGTTAGTGTTATGACATCTGTAAAAAACCCCGACCTTCAATATTTTCCGACAGCTGAAGGGTTTTATGACTACCAAAAAGATCAGTATATTTACCAGTATGTTGACCATTTAGGAAACATACGGGTTTCTTATGCAAGAAACAGCGCAGGTGCTCTTGAGATTACGGATGCTAATGATTATTACCCCTTCGGAATGAATCATTTAAAAACAGGAAATGCATTCTTCGGAAATGTAAGCTATAAGAACAATAAGTATAATGGTAAGGAACTTCAGGAGACGGGCATGTACAGCTACGGCTGGAGAGATTATATGCCCGATATTGGAAAGTGGAACGGCATAGACCCATTAGCGGAAAACTATCACTTTACTGCTCCCTATTCCTACGTAGCCAACAATCCGGTGAATATGTTTGATCCTGATGGCAGGCAGAATAATCCTGTAATACAGGCTCCCATAGATTTCTGGGGGATGCCGGCTCCGGTGCAGTCTATGTGGGCAAGCACGCCTAATGGTACCAACTCTTATTGGTATAATGACGGTAATGGCTTTACCAGCTATGATGGAGGCGGTAGAGGCGGTTGGGGTAGCCTTGCCTACAACTCTACAGTAAGTTATGATGGCCATTTTACCATGGGAGACTGGACGTATGCCTTACCTCCGGTAATCATTAATGGAAGCGGAAATGCCGGTAACTGGAATAAAGGCGATAATTACTTCCCTAATATCTTTGCCATGGGAATGGCATTCGATCAATCCCTGGCAAGCTGGAGCTATCGGAATGGTGGTGGCAATATGGATCGGATGGCGTGGATGAGGAATGACGGTCCGGTAAAAATGATTGGCGGCTTCGGTGATCCTGCAGGTGTTCTTGATGTGGCAGGCCAGGTCATAAGCAACTGGGAGCCTGAAAACAGGTACCTTGCTATGGGAGTAGGGCTTTTTGCGGCAGTTGCTTTAAAGAAACCGGGATTGGTAAAAGCAGAAGGTTGGTTAGCCTATCATGAAGGCTCTGCCTTGGGGCATACATTAGCTAGACATGTTGGTAAAACTGATGCTGATTTAATTAGTCGTCTAGCTACTCAAAGAAGAATTACAGGCGCAAGTTCTTTTACTAACGAAGCAATAGCAGAGTCTGTTATTTCTTCAACCATAAAAAGTAATAGAGGAGCTATTAAATCTTGGTTGCGATCAGGAATGACTAATAGCTTAAGGTTAGAATACTCTGGTTCAACAAATATTGGTAGAGGAATTATGAGAACAACGAATGTTGTGAACGATTTGACGAATGCTAGAGTTATATTAAAGTCAAATGGAAATGGAGGCTATTTTATATTAACATCATTCCCAAGATAA
- a CDS encoding HNH endonuclease, with protein MKLENDLLKRGYYTHFKSANTSLANAIASDAKFAAGISDLGIKIPTSATGNILGKSPTNWVWHHDIGEGVMQLVPKSQHPSIPGGSFWKIMHPNNGKGGMSIWGK; from the coding sequence ATGAAGTTAGAGAATGATTTATTAAAAAGAGGGTATTATACGCATTTCAAATCAGCTAATACATCATTGGCAAATGCCATAGCATCAGATGCCAAATTTGCAGCAGGTATTTCAGATCTAGGAATTAAAATTCCAACATCTGCAACAGGAAATATTTTAGGAAAATCTCCAACAAACTGGGTTTGGCATCATGATATTGGAGAGGGAGTTATGCAATTAGTTCCAAAAAGTCAGCATCCAAGTATACCCGGAGGTTCTTTTTGGAAAATTATGCATCCTAATAATGGTAAAGGAGGTATGTCGATTTGGGGCAAGTAA
- a CDS encoding SMI1/KNR4 family protein, which produces MMPDDMNSINLRKRVEAKNEIPSQLLYEKLLQKIDFNIDKEYLDFIAKYNGAEGIVGLEQYLTLWDIQNILSCNPYYEDVKECFNLFFFGTDGSNYGYAFDKVTGNIVGIDFLDIGDVSPEVRGNSFKDFLISLNQQ; this is translated from the coding sequence ATGATGCCTGATGATATGAATTCAATTAACTTACGTAAAAGGGTTGAAGCTAAAAATGAAATTCCCAGTCAATTATTATATGAAAAACTTTTGCAAAAAATTGATTTCAATATAGACAAAGAATATTTGGATTTTATTGCTAAATATAATGGTGCTGAGGGGATTGTTGGTTTGGAACAATACCTAACATTATGGGATATTCAAAATATTTTATCATGCAATCCCTATTATGAGGATGTGAAGGAATGTTTTAACCTGTTTTTTTTTGGCACAGATGGATCAAATTATGGCTATGCCTTTGATAAGGTTACAGGAAATATTGTTGGTATAGACTTCTTAGATATAGGTGATGTTTCTCCTGAAGTAAGGGGAAATTCATTTAAAGATTTTTTAATATCACTTAATCAACAATGA
- a CDS encoding SMI1/KNR4 family protein, which yields MPDFMNTMFEFSEDYVSFIKNLQANEINSENGYIELFPLDELKEINNDYETEKFVPNYIAIGTNGGGVGIFINRENNSIYSIPFIGMQESDAILLAKSFSEFLYKFENGELEIY from the coding sequence ATGCCTGATTTTATGAATACAATGTTTGAGTTTTCAGAAGATTATGTTTCTTTTATAAAAAATTTACAAGCTAACGAAATAAATTCTGAAAACGGATATATTGAATTATTTCCATTAGACGAATTAAAGGAAATTAATAATGATTACGAAACAGAAAAATTCGTTCCAAATTATATCGCTATTGGAACTAATGGTGGTGGTGTCGGGATATTCATTAATAGAGAAAATAATAGCATTTATTCAATACCATTTATAGGGATGCAAGAAAGTGATGCTATTTTACTTGCTAAATCATTTTCAGAATTTTTATATAAGTTTGAAAACGGTGAATTAGAAATATATTAG
- a CDS encoding DUF2283 domain-containing protein — protein sequence MKFEYDKEVDGLYIWIVDDIEKEKINYENEIWPLELKNEIGLLFNKKGKIMGIEIMPASKYIDEKKIEKLSEKD from the coding sequence ATGAAATTTGAATATGATAAAGAAGTAGATGGCCTCTATATATGGATTGTAGATGATATAGAAAAAGAGAAGATAAATTATGAAAATGAAATTTGGCCACTGGAATTGAAAAATGAGATAGGATTACTTTTTAATAAAAAAGGTAAAATTATGGGTATAGAAATTATGCCTGCTTCAAAATATATTGACGAAAAAAAAATAGAGAAATTGAGTGAAAAAGATTGA
- a CDS encoding RHS repeat-associated core domain-containing protein — MPDIGIWNGIDRLAEDYLFAGPYAYVLNNPINRFDPDGRATAIWTVMWDKTPEGTNSYWYNDGNGFTSYDGGGKGGGGGAGLAYNSTVSYDGHFTMGDWAYALPPVIINPQGNSSTWNNTVNLGANSLQMYSKFTGVLGRFTFDQNSSLLADVVEFSWNSFKHKFRQAYGLKDNITK, encoded by the coding sequence ATGCCGGATATAGGAATATGGAATGGGATAGACCGGTTAGCAGAAGACTATCTGTTTGCAGGTCCTTACGCCTACGTGCTGAATAATCCTATCAATAGGTTTGATCCCGACGGAAGGGCAACCGCAATATGGACGGTCATGTGGGATAAGACCCCTGAAGGTACCAACTCTTATTGGTATAATGACGGTAATGGCTTTACCAGCTATGATGGAGGCGGCAAGGGAGGTGGGGGCGGAGCCGGTCTTGCCTACAACTCTACAGTAAGTTATGATGGTCATTTTACCATGGGAGACTGGGCGTATGCCTTACCTCCGGTAATCATTAATCCTCAGGGAAATTCTTCAACCTGGAATAATACGGTAAATCTGGGTGCAAACAGCTTGCAAATGTATAGCAAGTTCACCGGAGTTCTGGGACGTTTTACTTTTGATCAGAACAGCTCTTTATTGGCAGATGTCGTAGAATTTTCTTGGAATTCCTTTAAACATAAGTTTAGGCAGGCTTATGGATTAAAAGACAACATCACTAAATAG
- a CDS encoding MATE family efflux transporter — protein sequence MNFLNKNYTKECLTLALPVMLTQVGQVSVNLFDNIIVGKLLGADALASVSLGNAVFFSMFVLALGFSFAIPPLVSEAHSKGDHKTINSVFSHGFVINMTVGIILMGVLLLGLPLLYHSGQPAKIVPDTVDFLGIMAISIIPFMAFQTLREVSEGLSYTIGVTKATIIANVINIVLNYVFIEGLWIFPEMGVKGSALASLIARIFMVVFLYYVLLKEKKTRRYIKDFSLKVEVFTKAMFEKMVRLGFPTALQMFFEVTAFAGAAFICGLISAHDIASHQIALSMASFTFNLCIGFSVASTVMIGRKLGEQNYAELRNVGINNLKIAFIFMIICGIIFVLGRNILPTFFTKKEEVEVIMLASKLMIIAALFQLSDGIQVTALGMLRGLQDVKIPSIYTFIAYWVITIPLGYLLCVTLKMGAFGMWIALGLGLTVSAVMLVQRFLNRSAMKVKQNL from the coding sequence ATGAACTTTTTAAATAAGAATTACACAAAAGAGTGCCTTACCCTGGCGCTTCCGGTTATGTTGACGCAGGTGGGACAGGTCTCGGTGAATTTATTCGACAATATTATTGTCGGGAAACTATTGGGTGCCGACGCCCTGGCATCTGTTTCTCTGGGAAATGCGGTATTTTTCTCTATGTTTGTCCTCGCACTGGGATTTTCTTTTGCCATTCCGCCGCTGGTTTCAGAGGCACATTCCAAAGGGGATCACAAAACCATCAATTCGGTATTCAGCCATGGATTTGTCATCAATATGACAGTGGGGATTATTTTAATGGGTGTCCTTCTATTGGGCCTCCCTCTACTCTACCATTCCGGTCAGCCAGCTAAAATTGTTCCGGATACTGTTGACTTTTTAGGAATCATGGCGATCAGCATCATTCCTTTTATGGCTTTTCAGACTTTGAGAGAGGTTTCGGAAGGACTTTCTTATACCATCGGGGTGACCAAAGCTACGATCATCGCCAATGTTATTAATATTGTTTTGAATTATGTTTTCATTGAGGGACTCTGGATTTTCCCAGAAATGGGGGTAAAAGGATCAGCCCTGGCAAGTTTGATCGCCCGTATTTTTATGGTGGTTTTCTTATACTATGTTCTTCTGAAAGAGAAGAAGACAAGACGATACATCAAAGATTTTTCATTAAAAGTTGAAGTGTTTACGAAGGCTATGTTCGAAAAAATGGTGAGACTGGGCTTTCCGACGGCTTTACAGATGTTTTTTGAAGTCACCGCTTTTGCGGGAGCGGCATTTATCTGCGGATTAATTTCAGCTCATGACATCGCTTCACACCAGATTGCACTGAGTATGGCTTCATTTACCTTTAATTTATGTATCGGTTTCAGCGTTGCGTCTACCGTTATGATTGGGAGGAAGCTGGGTGAACAGAATTATGCTGAGCTTCGAAACGTAGGCATCAATAATCTCAAGATCGCCTTTATTTTCATGATTATCTGCGGAATTATCTTTGTCCTGGGAAGAAATATCCTGCCGACTTTTTTCACAAAGAAAGAAGAAGTTGAGGTGATCATGCTGGCTTCTAAACTCATGATTATCGCTGCTCTGTTTCAGCTTTCAGACGGCATTCAGGTAACGGCACTTGGCATGCTGAGAGGATTGCAGGATGTGAAAATACCTTCCATCTATACATTTATCGCTTACTGGGTTATAACGATTCCTTTGGGATATTTACTTTGCGTAACTTTAAAAATGGGCGCATTCGGAATGTGGATTGCCCTGGGATTGGGCTTAACGGTTTCTGCGGTAATGCTTGTCCAACGATTTTTAAACAGGTCTGCGATGAAAGTAAAGCAGAATTTATGA
- a CDS encoding sigma-54-dependent transcriptional regulator, whose translation MQKILIVEDEKAISGVLHSILSDELTDYEFVIAEDGLEGYKHIEKEDFALIISDIKMPKLSGTELLKQSLMLKPESTFIMISGHADIDSAVSCLRDGAYDFISKPIDINRLITSVKNALAKETLKKENKNLQTENKTLKKKVSKKYQMIGESAGLKKIQDMIEKVASSDARVLITGPNGAGKELVAHAIHNQSDRARGPMVEVNCAAIPSELIESELFGHVKGSFTGAIKDKQGKFEQANGGTIFLDEIGDMSLIAQAKVLRALQESKVSPVGSDKEIKVDVRVLAATNKNMQVEIEAGRFREDLYHRLSVIEIYVPPLDERKEDIKMLVDHFSGMISDEHGTAVKKFDDKAIEALKALSWTGNVRELRNVVERLIILGGATVSADDVASFVRK comes from the coding sequence ATGCAAAAAATCCTTATTGTAGAAGACGAAAAAGCAATCTCAGGTGTACTCCACAGTATTCTTTCTGATGAACTTACTGACTATGAATTTGTTATTGCCGAAGACGGCCTTGAAGGCTACAAACATATTGAAAAAGAAGACTTCGCGCTGATCATTTCTGATATCAAAATGCCAAAACTTTCCGGAACGGAACTTTTAAAGCAAAGCCTGATGCTGAAGCCTGAAAGTACCTTTATCATGATTTCGGGACATGCAGACATAGATTCAGCAGTATCCTGCTTAAGAGACGGTGCATATGATTTTATTTCCAAGCCTATTGACATTAACCGTCTGATCACCAGCGTTAAAAATGCTCTGGCTAAAGAAACCCTGAAGAAAGAAAACAAAAATCTTCAGACCGAAAATAAAACCCTTAAGAAAAAAGTAAGCAAGAAATATCAGATGATCGGTGAATCTGCAGGTTTGAAAAAGATTCAGGATATGATCGAAAAGGTAGCTTCTTCTGATGCGAGAGTGCTTATTACAGGGCCCAACGGTGCGGGAAAAGAATTGGTAGCTCATGCGATTCACAATCAGAGTGACAGAGCAAGAGGTCCTATGGTAGAGGTAAACTGTGCGGCCATTCCTTCTGAACTGATCGAGTCTGAATTATTCGGACACGTGAAAGGTTCTTTCACCGGAGCTATTAAAGATAAGCAGGGAAAATTCGAGCAGGCTAACGGAGGTACGATTTTCCTGGACGAGATCGGTGATATGAGCTTAATTGCTCAGGCAAAAGTATTAAGAGCTTTACAGGAAAGTAAAGTTTCTCCTGTGGGGAGCGATAAAGAAATAAAAGTTGATGTAAGGGTACTTGCAGCAACCAACAAAAATATGCAGGTCGAAATCGAAGCCGGAAGATTCCGTGAGGATTTATACCACAGACTTTCGGTAATTGAAATCTATGTTCCGCCATTGGATGAGAGAAAAGAAGACATCAAAATGTTAGTAGACCATTTTTCGGGGATGATCTCTGATGAGCACGGCACTGCTGTGAAAAAATTTGATGACAAGGCTATTGAAGCTTTAAAAGCCCTATCCTGGACCGGAAATGTCAGAGAATTAAGAAACGTTGTGGAAAGGTTGATTATTTTAGGTGGAGCTACGGTTTCTGCTGATGACGTTGCAAGTTTTGTAAGGAAATAA